The segment TCTCGTCGCGGGCGCCGCCTACGACGCGATCACGGCGCTCGCTCGCCCGGCCGACTGGCGCTATATCCCGCACGCTTTCGCGCGGCGCCATGCGATCAACATCGGCCGCTATTGCGGATCGCGAGGCATTCCGCGCGTTCCGGGCCGCCGACCGACAAGCCAGGCGCTTTCGCGCGTGGGGCTGATCGCGTGGGACAAGCTCAACGCGACGCTGCAACGCCTGGCTCCTTATGTCGTCCGCGCGACGCGCAAGCACGTCAGCGCGATCCATCCCAAGCACCTGCTGCGCGACAGCCAGGCGCATTACTGGTACGGCGATTATCTGACCGGCGGGCGGCTTCTGGATATCGGCTGCAATCAGGGGATGCACGCGATCTGGGCCGCCAAGCGGATGGACGAGGTCGTCGCGTTCGATCAGGACCGGCGCGTATTGGAAGTCGCGGCGTTCAACTCGAGGTGGGAGGGGCTGCGCAACGTCACGCTGCTGCGTCTTTCCGCCGAGAAATCGCTTCCGTTTGCCGACGCGAGCTTCGATGTCGTGCTCGCGTTCGATGTGATCGAGCACCTCGAAAATCGCCGGGCGTTCCTTGGCGAGATCCGTCGCTTGTTGAAGCCGGGCGGCACGTTGCTGCTGTCGGCGCCGAACGCCGATACGCAATACAAGCGCTGGAAGAAGGAAGCGGGGCTGCGTTTTTACTGCGACCCGACGCACGTCATCGAATACGGCGACGGCGAGCTCGAGCGCGAGTGCGAGGAGGGTGGCTTCGCCTGCGAGGCGCGCCGGCCCGTCGTGCTCGATACACCCTGGTACGGCGTCTTCGATTTTCTGGGCGGATTCTCGCTGCCGCTTTATGAGCGTTTCGATCAATACAAGCGCGACGCGATGGAATACCGCCCGGGCGACACGACCGGATATCGCGTCGTTCTTCGCCCGCGCCCCGTCGAAAAGGCGCCGGGAAACAGGACGAGCCGCAAACGCCCGAAACGCGGCGAGGCGCGTGCCCGGACCTGATGCGCATCTTGATGCTCAGCGAATATTTTCTGCCGCACTCGCCGGGTGGCGCGGAGTGGAGCGTCTTCCATCTGGCCGGCGCGCTCGCACGGGCCGGTCACTCCGTCCGCGTCGTCACGCCCGACCTCGGGCGGGTCGAGCAATCGCGCGCGGGAGATATCGACAAGCGCCTCGCGGCCTCCGGAGATGCGTATGTGATTCGTTTTCCCGTCCGCGTCACGATGGGGGATCCGCCGCGCGCGTTCGCATCGTACGTATTCGGCAATCCGTTTTTTCAGGCGCGTTTCGCGCGGGCGGCGCGATCGGCCGCGATCGAGCACAAGTCAGAGATCCTGCACGCCCAGGGGTACGACAGTTTCGCCGCCACGCACC is part of the bacterium genome and harbors:
- a CDS encoding methyltransferase domain-containing protein, whose amino-acid sequence is MPKVTVLIRAKNEARQIGATLDAVLGQRGVEFDVLVLDSGSTDETVALAQKRGVRVETMPAEEFTYGRALNRGIAATDAPIVALLSAHARPLDRDWLANILAPLDDPAVAAVTGKQLPRPDCNPFDRRGLRRRYGLSRRYLHAGSAITHSNANAAIRRADWERERFDETLPYSEDLAWSLCMMANGRRIVYEPTAAAYHSHNETPAELFRRFHAESAARVAIGQAGSRYRLPRLAYDLVAGAAYDAITALARPADWRYIPHAFARRHAINIGRYCGSRGIPRVPGRRPTSQALSRVGLIAWDKLNATLQRLAPYVVRATRKHVSAIHPKHLLRDSQAHYWYGDYLTGGRLLDIGCNQGMHAIWAAKRMDEVVAFDQDRRVLEVAAFNSRWEGLRNVTLLRLSAEKSLPFADASFDVVLAFDVIEHLENRRAFLGEIRRLLKPGGTLLLSAPNADTQYKRWKKEAGLRFYCDPTHVIEYGDGELERECEEGGFACEARRPVVLDTPWYGVFDFLGGFSLPLYERFDQYKRDAMEYRPGDTTGYRVVLRPRPVEKAPGNRTSRKRPKRGEARART